A single region of the Betta splendens chromosome 12, fBetSpl5.4, whole genome shotgun sequence genome encodes:
- the LOC114866400 gene encoding calcium/calmodulin-dependent protein kinase kinase 2 isoform X2, with product MLPCHASPWPPAEPPASRGSHGPPVPPAQPLPDLLCSCSAPSSLSTHSVTPSPDPMESLIVVTEYEPSMPPREAGEEEEVEDMDSSDTPEPASSMAATFRAPSCDLLSHTVGQPEVLLPESQEQRGRLNLSDRKLSLQERSQTAASPCSSPGLNGRYIYPSLPYSPITSPHSSPRLPRRPTVESHSVSITDLQDCVQLNQYKLKDEIGKGSYGVVKLAYNEDDNTYYAMKVLSKKRLMRQAGFPRRPPPRGAKTAPEGPPQPKGPLERVYQEIAILKKLDHPNVVKLVEVLDDPSEDHLYMVFELVKKGAVMEVPADKPFSEDQARFYFQDLLRGIEYLHYQRIIHRDVKPSNLLVGEDGHIKIADFGVSNQFEGADALLTSTVGTPAFLAPEALSETRKNFSGKALDVWAMGVTLYCFVFGVCPFMDERILSLHQKIKTQPVDIPEHADISDDLKDLLLKMLDKNPETRISVPQIKVHPWVTRHGAEPLPPEDDNCCMLIEVTEEEVENSVKHIPSLATVILVRTMLRKRSFGNPFDWGRREERSTLSAPGQTLTKQESGDGMRSVDLPYVGEEEALS from the exons ATGCTTCCCTGTCATGCCAGTCCTTGGCCCCCTGCTGAACCGCCGGCTTCCCGTGGCAGTCATGGACCTCCAGTGCCGCCGGCGCAGCCTCTTCCTGATCTACTTTGCAGCTGTAGTGCTCCGTCGTCTCTCAGCACCCACTCCGTGACGCCGTCCCCGGATCCCATGGAGTCCCTCATCGTTGTCACGGAGTATGAACCCAGCATGCCACCTAGAGaggctggggaggaggaggag GTAGAAGACATGGACAGCTCTGACACACCTGAACCAGCTTCCTCCATGGCAGCAACTTTCCGGGCTCCATCCTGTGACCTGCTCTCCCACACCGTCGGGCAGCCGGAGGTCCTCCTACCGGAAAGCCAGGAGCAAAGAGGGAGATTAAACCTGTCAGACAGGAAACTGTCTCTGCAGGAGCGTtcacaaactgcagcatcacCCTGCAGCTCACCGGGACTCAACGGGCGCTATATTTACCCGTCATTACCCTATTCCCCCATTACGTCACCCCATTCCTCCCCCCGCCTGCCTCGCCGGCCCACTGTCGAGTCCCACAGTGTTTCCATCACAGACCTGCAG GACTGTGTTCAGCTAAACCAGTACAAGCTGAAAGACGAGATCGGAAAG GGCTCATATGGTGTTGTCAAACTGGCTTATAATGAGGACGACAACACGTACTAT GCGATGAAAGTTCTGTCCAAGAAGAGGCTGATGCGGCAGGCAGGTTTCCCAC GGAGGCCCCCTCCTCGTGGAGCCAAGACAGCCCCCGAGGGTCCTCCTCAGCCTAAAGGACCCCTAGAGAGAGTCTATCAAGAGATTGCCATACTTAAAAAGCTGGACCATCCTAATGTGGTGAAACTAGTAGAG GTTTTGGATGACCCCAGCGAGGACCATCTGTACATGG TGTTTGAGCTGGTTAAGAAAGG GGCGGTGATGGAGGTTCCAGCAGACAAACCTTTCAGCGAAGACCAGGCACGTTTCTACTTCCAGGATCTGCTCAGGGGAATTGAATATT TACATTACCAGAGGATCATCCACAGAGATGTCAAACCCTCTAACCTGTTGGTGGGAGAGGATGGACACATCAAAATAGCAGACTTTGGCGTCAGCAACCAGTTTGAAGGAGCGGATGCCCTGCTAACGAGCACAGTGGGAACACCTGCGTTCCTCGCCCCTGAAGCACTGTCTGAGACCAGAAAGAACTTCTCTGGAAAG GCTTTGGATGTCTGGGCCATGGGAGTCACGCTGTACTGCTTCGTATTTGGAGTG TGTCCGTTCATGGATGAGCGCATCCTCAGTCTTCATCAGAAGATCaagacgcagcctgtggacatACCTGAACA TGCCGACATATCAGACGATCTTAAAGATTTATTGCTAAAAATGTTGGACAAGAATCCAGAGACCAGGATATCAGTCCCACAGATCAAG GTGCACCCGTGGGTGACGAGACACGGTGCTGAGCCCCTCCCTCCAGAGGACGACAACTGTTGTATGCTAATTGaggtgacggaggaggaggtggagaattCAGTTAAACACATCCCCAGCCTGGCGACAGTG ATCCTGGTTAGAACCATGCTGAGGAAGCGTTCCTTCGGAAACCCCTTCGACTGGGGCCGCAGAGAGGAACGCAGCACTTTGAGTGCTCCGGGACAGACGCTCAC GAAACAGGAGAGTGGCGACGGCATGAGGAGCGTGGACCTGCCCTACGTGGGGGAGGAAGAGGCTCTTTCCTGA
- the adora2ab gene encoding adenosine A2a receptor b isoform X1, whose protein sequence is MQEVIQLVYIVLELIIACLAVAGNVLVCWAVYLNSNLQSVTNFFVVSLAVADVAVGLLAIPFAIAISTGFCANFYGCLFIACFVLVLTQSSIFSLLAIAVDRYIAINNPLRYNSLVTGQRAKGVMALCWVLSTGIGLTPMLGWNKGWNSTAGRNECSEGLTRCLFEGVVTLDYMVYFNFFGCVLVPLLVMLIIYVHIFMAARRQLRLKVAHTPSPGAAAASPSSSRSTLQKEVHAAKSLAIIVGLFVVCWFPLHIINCFNNLCEDCGRPHVWVMNVAIILSHANSVVNPLIYAYRIREFRLTFRRILYQHILGKRDAQGFGVGNNRAVVSNSTLGSSDCSKNVSSCVTVVNSYILDSAFTPTTPKATHETCGQWTSKFNDAPSSNMPNEHQTQNSTVSAMQQQKCIMGLVLQDGLASHMWATNDVSLVKDSESCITYANVHAVSAPQNTQTRHEKDS, encoded by the exons ATGCAGGAGGTCATCCAGCTCGTCTACATCGTCCTGGAGCTCATAATCGCCTGCCTGGCTGTGGCTGGGAACGTCCTGGTGTGTTGGGCCGTCTACCTCAACTCCAACCTGCAGAGCGTCACCAACTTCTTCGTGGTGTCTCTCGCCGTGGCCGACGTCGCCGTGGGGCTGCTGGCGATTCCCTTCGCCATCGCTATAAG TACCGGCTTTTGCGCCAACTTCTATGGATGTCTGTTCATTGCTTGCTTCGTGCTCGTGCTCACCCagagctccatcttcagcctgCTGGCGATCGCCGTCGACCGCTACATCGCCATCAACAATCCACTCag ATACAACAGCCTGGTGACAGGGCAGAGGGCGAAGGGCGTCATGGCACTGTGCTGGGTCCTCTCCACAGGAATCGGCCTGACTCCGATGCTGGGCTGGAACAAAG GTTGGAACAGCACGGCCGGCAGAAACGAGTGCTCCGAGGGCCTGACCAGGTGCCTCTTCGAAGGGGTGGTGACTCTGGACTACATGGTCTACTTCAACTTCTTCGGCTGCGTCCTGGTCCCTCTGCTCGTCATGCTGATCATCTACGTCCACATCTTCATGGCCGCGCGGCGCCAGCTCCGGCTCAAGGTCGCCCACACCCCCTCCCCCGGGGCAGCGGCCGCGTCGCCCAGCTCGAGTCGGTCCACCCTGCAGAAGGAGGTGCACGCTGCCAAATCGTTAGCCATCATTGTGGGCTTGTTCGTCGTCTGCTGGTTTCCACTGCACATCATCAACTGTTTCAACAACCTGTGTGAGGACTGTGGACGCCCACATGTCTGGGTGATGAACGTTGCCATCATCCTCTCCCATGCTAACTCTGTAGTCAATCCCTTAATCTACGCGTACCGCATCCGGGAATTCAGACTGACTTTTCGAAGAATCCTGTACCAGCACATCCTGGGGAAGAGAGACGCACAAGGGTTCGGAGTCGGGAATAACAGGGCTGTTGTGAGCAACAGCACTCTGGGCTCCTCCGATTGCAGTAAAAACGTGTCATCGTGTGTAACGGTGGTGAATAGTTACATATTGGACTCTGCTTTTACCCCGACTACACCAAAGGCAACTCATGAGACCTGTGGCCAGTGGACCTCCAAGTTCAACGATGCACCAAGTAGCAACATGCCCAACGAACATCAAACACAGAATAGTACTGTTTCAgcaatgcagcagcagaaatgcaTCATGGGACTTGTTCTTCAGGACGGACTGGCGTCACACATGTGGGCCACGAATGACGTTTCGTTGGTGAAGGACAGTGAGAGCTGTATTACCTATGCAAATGTTCATGCTGTTTCCGCtccacagaacacacagacGCGTCACGAGAAGGATTCATAg
- the adora2ab gene encoding adenosine A2a receptor b isoform X2 — MQEVIQLVYIVLELIIACLAVAGNVLVCWAVYLNSNLQSVTNFFVVSLAVADVAVGLLAIPFAIAIRYNSLVTGQRAKGVMALCWVLSTGIGLTPMLGWNKGWNSTAGRNECSEGLTRCLFEGVVTLDYMVYFNFFGCVLVPLLVMLIIYVHIFMAARRQLRLKVAHTPSPGAAAASPSSSRSTLQKEVHAAKSLAIIVGLFVVCWFPLHIINCFNNLCEDCGRPHVWVMNVAIILSHANSVVNPLIYAYRIREFRLTFRRILYQHILGKRDAQGFGVGNNRAVVSNSTLGSSDCSKNVSSCVTVVNSYILDSAFTPTTPKATHETCGQWTSKFNDAPSSNMPNEHQTQNSTVSAMQQQKCIMGLVLQDGLASHMWATNDVSLVKDSESCITYANVHAVSAPQNTQTRHEKDS; from the exons ATGCAGGAGGTCATCCAGCTCGTCTACATCGTCCTGGAGCTCATAATCGCCTGCCTGGCTGTGGCTGGGAACGTCCTGGTGTGTTGGGCCGTCTACCTCAACTCCAACCTGCAGAGCGTCACCAACTTCTTCGTGGTGTCTCTCGCCGTGGCCGACGTCGCCGTGGGGCTGCTGGCGATTCCCTTCGCCATCGCTATAAG ATACAACAGCCTGGTGACAGGGCAGAGGGCGAAGGGCGTCATGGCACTGTGCTGGGTCCTCTCCACAGGAATCGGCCTGACTCCGATGCTGGGCTGGAACAAAG GTTGGAACAGCACGGCCGGCAGAAACGAGTGCTCCGAGGGCCTGACCAGGTGCCTCTTCGAAGGGGTGGTGACTCTGGACTACATGGTCTACTTCAACTTCTTCGGCTGCGTCCTGGTCCCTCTGCTCGTCATGCTGATCATCTACGTCCACATCTTCATGGCCGCGCGGCGCCAGCTCCGGCTCAAGGTCGCCCACACCCCCTCCCCCGGGGCAGCGGCCGCGTCGCCCAGCTCGAGTCGGTCCACCCTGCAGAAGGAGGTGCACGCTGCCAAATCGTTAGCCATCATTGTGGGCTTGTTCGTCGTCTGCTGGTTTCCACTGCACATCATCAACTGTTTCAACAACCTGTGTGAGGACTGTGGACGCCCACATGTCTGGGTGATGAACGTTGCCATCATCCTCTCCCATGCTAACTCTGTAGTCAATCCCTTAATCTACGCGTACCGCATCCGGGAATTCAGACTGACTTTTCGAAGAATCCTGTACCAGCACATCCTGGGGAAGAGAGACGCACAAGGGTTCGGAGTCGGGAATAACAGGGCTGTTGTGAGCAACAGCACTCTGGGCTCCTCCGATTGCAGTAAAAACGTGTCATCGTGTGTAACGGTGGTGAATAGTTACATATTGGACTCTGCTTTTACCCCGACTACACCAAAGGCAACTCATGAGACCTGTGGCCAGTGGACCTCCAAGTTCAACGATGCACCAAGTAGCAACATGCCCAACGAACATCAAACACAGAATAGTACTGTTTCAgcaatgcagcagcagaaatgcaTCATGGGACTTGTTCTTCAGGACGGACTGGCGTCACACATGTGGGCCACGAATGACGTTTCGTTGGTGAAGGACAGTGAGAGCTGTATTACCTATGCAAATGTTCATGCTGTTTCCGCtccacagaacacacagacGCGTCACGAGAAGGATTCATAg
- the snrpd3l gene encoding small nuclear ribonucleoprotein D3 polypeptide, like: MSIGVPIKVLHEAEGHIVTCETNTGEVYRGKLIEAEDNMNCQMSNITVTYRDGRVAQLEQVYIRGSKIRFLILPDMLKNAPMLKSMKNKNQGSGAGRGKAAILKAQVAARGRGRGGIGRGNIFQKRR; this comes from the exons ATGTCCATCGGTGTACCAATCAAAGTGCTGCATGAGGCTGAGGGACACATTGTGACCTGCGAGACAAACACCGGAGAGGTGTACAGGGGCAAGCTGATCGAGGCTGAGGACAACATGAATTGCCAG ATGTCCAATATCACAGTGACTTATCGCGATGGCCGAGTGGCACAGCTAGAGCAGGTCTACATCCGCGGCAGCAAGATTCGCTTCCTGATCCTACCTGACATGTTAAAGAATGCTCCTATGTTAAAGAGTATGAAGAATAAGAACCAAGGATCTGGTGCAGGAAGGGGCAAGGCAGCTATTCTGAAAGCACAAG tGGCAGCAAGAGGCCGGGGCCGTGGTGGAATAGGAAGAGGCAACATCTTCCAGAAGAGGCGATAA
- the LOC114866400 gene encoding calcium/calmodulin-dependent protein kinase kinase 2 isoform X1, protein MLPCHASPWPPAEPPASRGSHGPPVPPAQPLPDLLCSCSAPSSLSTHSVTPSPDPMESLIVVTEYEPSMPPREAGEEEEVEDMDSSDTPEPASSMAATFRAPSCDLLSHTVGQPEVLLPESQEQRGRLNLSDRKLSLQERSQTAASPCSSPGLNGRYIYPSLPYSPITSPHSSPRLPRRPTVESHSVSITDLQDCVQLNQYKLKDEIGKGSYGVVKLAYNEDDNTYYAMKVLSKKRLMRQAGFPRRPPPRGAKTAPEGPPQPKGPLERVYQEIAILKKLDHPNVVKLVEVLDDPSEDHLYMVFELVKKGAVMEVPADKPFSEDQARFYFQDLLRGIEYLHYQRIIHRDVKPSNLLVGEDGHIKIADFGVSNQFEGADALLTSTVGTPAFLAPEALSETRKNFSGKALDVWAMGVTLYCFVFGVCPFMDERILSLHQKIKTQPVDIPEHADISDDLKDLLLKMLDKNPETRISVPQIKVHPWVTRHGAEPLPPEDDNCCMLIEVTEEEVENSVKHIPSLATVILVRTMLRKRSFGNPFDWGRREERSTLSAPGQTLTKGRAGSMRYCYVHCNQRRKQESGDGMRSVDLPYVGEEEALS, encoded by the exons ATGCTTCCCTGTCATGCCAGTCCTTGGCCCCCTGCTGAACCGCCGGCTTCCCGTGGCAGTCATGGACCTCCAGTGCCGCCGGCGCAGCCTCTTCCTGATCTACTTTGCAGCTGTAGTGCTCCGTCGTCTCTCAGCACCCACTCCGTGACGCCGTCCCCGGATCCCATGGAGTCCCTCATCGTTGTCACGGAGTATGAACCCAGCATGCCACCTAGAGaggctggggaggaggaggag GTAGAAGACATGGACAGCTCTGACACACCTGAACCAGCTTCCTCCATGGCAGCAACTTTCCGGGCTCCATCCTGTGACCTGCTCTCCCACACCGTCGGGCAGCCGGAGGTCCTCCTACCGGAAAGCCAGGAGCAAAGAGGGAGATTAAACCTGTCAGACAGGAAACTGTCTCTGCAGGAGCGTtcacaaactgcagcatcacCCTGCAGCTCACCGGGACTCAACGGGCGCTATATTTACCCGTCATTACCCTATTCCCCCATTACGTCACCCCATTCCTCCCCCCGCCTGCCTCGCCGGCCCACTGTCGAGTCCCACAGTGTTTCCATCACAGACCTGCAG GACTGTGTTCAGCTAAACCAGTACAAGCTGAAAGACGAGATCGGAAAG GGCTCATATGGTGTTGTCAAACTGGCTTATAATGAGGACGACAACACGTACTAT GCGATGAAAGTTCTGTCCAAGAAGAGGCTGATGCGGCAGGCAGGTTTCCCAC GGAGGCCCCCTCCTCGTGGAGCCAAGACAGCCCCCGAGGGTCCTCCTCAGCCTAAAGGACCCCTAGAGAGAGTCTATCAAGAGATTGCCATACTTAAAAAGCTGGACCATCCTAATGTGGTGAAACTAGTAGAG GTTTTGGATGACCCCAGCGAGGACCATCTGTACATGG TGTTTGAGCTGGTTAAGAAAGG GGCGGTGATGGAGGTTCCAGCAGACAAACCTTTCAGCGAAGACCAGGCACGTTTCTACTTCCAGGATCTGCTCAGGGGAATTGAATATT TACATTACCAGAGGATCATCCACAGAGATGTCAAACCCTCTAACCTGTTGGTGGGAGAGGATGGACACATCAAAATAGCAGACTTTGGCGTCAGCAACCAGTTTGAAGGAGCGGATGCCCTGCTAACGAGCACAGTGGGAACACCTGCGTTCCTCGCCCCTGAAGCACTGTCTGAGACCAGAAAGAACTTCTCTGGAAAG GCTTTGGATGTCTGGGCCATGGGAGTCACGCTGTACTGCTTCGTATTTGGAGTG TGTCCGTTCATGGATGAGCGCATCCTCAGTCTTCATCAGAAGATCaagacgcagcctgtggacatACCTGAACA TGCCGACATATCAGACGATCTTAAAGATTTATTGCTAAAAATGTTGGACAAGAATCCAGAGACCAGGATATCAGTCCCACAGATCAAG GTGCACCCGTGGGTGACGAGACACGGTGCTGAGCCCCTCCCTCCAGAGGACGACAACTGTTGTATGCTAATTGaggtgacggaggaggaggtggagaattCAGTTAAACACATCCCCAGCCTGGCGACAGTG ATCCTGGTTAGAACCATGCTGAGGAAGCGTTCCTTCGGAAACCCCTTCGACTGGGGCCGCAGAGAGGAACGCAGCACTTTGAGTGCTCCGGGACAGACGCTCAC caaaggcagagcagGCAGTATGAGATACTGCTACGTTCACTGTAACCAAAGAAG GAAACAGGAGAGTGGCGACGGCATGAGGAGCGTGGACCTGCCCTACGTGGGGGAGGAAGAGGCTCTTTCCTGA